From Micropterus dolomieu isolate WLL.071019.BEF.003 ecotype Adirondacks linkage group LG21, ASM2129224v1, whole genome shotgun sequence:
attttcagcaCTGCTGCAGTTGTCTTATTTCCTTTATTGAAAATGGAGCATAACTACCTCgctttaaagaaaaaatgttggGCCTTCAAAGCATACTGTATTTTAACGGTGCATACATTTGGTGATACTTTATTCTTTTTAGTTTAGATGTTATCTGTCATccattaactttcattttatttatttattcttttactaAATATTGGGTTGAATATTTCCTCTATATAGTATTCCTTCTTCCCATTAAAAGCCGCCACAAAACCAGTGCAACAAGTCCCAGGATGGAGCTCAGACTCCTGTTGCTAAGTTACAGATGAGTGTTTTCCTATTTTTAGTGCTGAAGACTAGGTTTCTCGTTGcaagaatatattttcatttggaATATGATAATTGTCACAAAATGAATTGTTTCATGCCATTTTGAACTACAGTAATTAGATAATAGATTAGAGGAAGCTTAATGCAGAGCTGTCCTCTGGGGTTTGAGAGTACCTCTACAATAAGATGTTGAGCATAGGGATTTTATTAATTCCTAATGACTTTTAATAAGATAGGATGCAATGCAGAATGCATTGCATCCTATCTTACAAATTTCATAGAGCAAGGAaagcttctttaatgatttcAGTAACTTTAGTTTCTCCCAGAAAATTCTTCAATCTTTTTTTGAGCACTCTGGTGTGCGTGTCtgggtgttttttgtttgcatgtgtttcacgcttgtgtgcctgtgtgtattttgttttgtttagtgcCATATTGGTTGTGTCAAGAGATGTCTAAAAGGTTGTCTGTGTGCTGGTTTGGTGCAGGTACAGTGGTGTCTTCCCCAGCCTTAACATGGCAGTGAAACGGCGGGAACAGGCACTGCAGGACTACAAACGGTTGCAGTCCAAAGTGGAGAAgtatgaagagaaagaaaaaaccGGGCCCGTTATGGTCAAACTACATCAGGTACTGTGAGTTTAAATCTTGCAACGTGCACGTGCTGGTCCACTCCAATGCTCCCTCTATCAGCAGAGGAGCAGAGTTCACTTGCACTTACATGTTGTGCGTGTTGTGAATAGAGTGCAATAAGTGGAAAAAGACACAAATGCTGACTGGATATGAACAAAAATAGTTGAGcacatgcatactgtacatgtgcgCTCCTTCACCCACGCAAGCTACCAAGCTCTCAAGTAGTGCCTTTTCAAAAAGGCACTGCTGCACATCTACAGGCACGTAATTGAGAAttgtagacacacacatacacactatgagGCCACTACAGAAGCGCACACATTCACAGATAGCGCTGCAGCGTTGCCTATGCTATTGCCTCTAACACATCCTCACATGGCGAGCCACCCACACACATTGAGAAAAGCACTGTCAGGGGAACAAAGCCTTGAAGAGGCCTCTACATCCCTGCCCTTTGAATCCCTGTGCACTTAAAGAAATGATCCTGACAAAACACTCGTATGCAATTTTAACTGGGTATGTGTAAAGTAAAGTAACTAATGATCATACCATAATGTGGCAGATAAACAATATGTTGTAGTTTGAATATAGCAACTCCCCCCATCCCCTTAATAAAAATTCTCACCCTCTCACATATATTCATTGTGCATTCCATAACTCCATGCCTACAGTAGACTACCCACTAATACATTCACACAGATCAGTGGTGCTGGAGTCCACTCACAGCCAAGTCTGCCCACATTACCCACTCCTCCTCACTGTGGTCGTGATTACAGCCTCTTTTTTTGTGCGCTGCTTCTCCGTGGGAATTAGGCAAAATATCTTTCTGAACAATAAGAAAAAGGACACTAAAGATGGCTCCAGTGCtgaaatgtacttaaaatactttaaaCTACCTTGTATCTCTTTGCAGCTATTTGTTTTTCTCATAATCTGTAACTCTTTGCACCAGTTCTTGTGGAAGAATGTGTAGAATTATGTTTAAATTATAACATGAGCTGACATGAGTTGAAGTCAGGGGACGTTATGCAAATGTGGAACTGATAGTGACTACTGGTGACCTTTCTTTTGCCCCTCCACACCCCAGGCCAAAGAAGAGCTCCGACCGGTCAAGGAAGACTTTGAGGCCAAGAACAAGCAGCTGCTGGACGAGATGCCCAAGTTCTACCACAGCCGCATCGACTACTTCCAGCCCAGCTTTGAGGCGCTCATCAGAGCGCAGGTTAGTGCCCCCACCCTGAAGATGCACGCACAGCGAGGCGCTTTCACATGCgcacacacccccaccccactGTGTGCTTGTTACGCCCTCTGAGCATTGGTTGAACAGTGGATAAAGCATCTGATGGAAGGGAGTGTATAATCCTGGCAGTCTGTCTCCCTCCACGCAGTCCTAATGTGATTAACCCCCAGTGACGGCCCACACTACTGTGTTTAGCCCAGGAAGGCCTCATCTGTCTGGCTCCACTGTAGCCCGGCAAGTCTTTCTCTAACCTGAAGCTTCTCTTAAAGCAGCTGGGCGTCTCAAGTTAGCGCCACTAtgtccccctccccccaccccaGACCTGCCTGGCCATGTCATTTCCTCTTTGGGACAGTCACTGGCACAGTCCTAATTAGCAAACTAGATTATCCAAGGCCTAATGACAATTGTGGACTTGTATGATGTACTTTGAAGTTAAAATTAGCAAACCTAGCAATCAACTATAACCAGCATGAAATATTTCCACAAATCTGAGCTCAAGTCTATtctctttaaagtttaaatcacattttttacCTGGCTTTGCATGATGCAAGAGCTCTTATTAGCCACACTGATGCTATTTTATTATGTCCACATTATCTTTATTCATGTAGCTCACACACATGAATGAGCATTTACccatgtttacacacacacacagccacacgtGGGTGGCTAGTGGACCTCATCCCCAGCCTTTCTGCATGTGCTCGGTTTCATCCTCCACTCCCTGCTCTCCCAGCCGCTGTTGCTGCTCAGCTCCCAGCGGCAGCAGGAAAAGGCACAAAGGCTGCTTTGTTGTGAGCCTTCAGCTTCACTACCACGAGTCCTGTTCAACGACTGTCAGTGGGACACTTGGCCTGACCTGTCCACCTGTGCAGATGTTGAAGAATTGAGACATTGTCTTGATTTCTTTCCCCTCAGTTTTGCATTCTCTGCTGCATGTGttcattgtgaaaaaaaaacaaaaacaagaaaacccTACATAAGATTACTTTCTTTGTCCCTTTTCCAGTtgattttctttgtttcctGAAACAGTGGTCGCACATTGTTTAGGACTAACTGGAtagattaattatttttgtaggTTAACAGATAAAAGTGCAACCTCTCTGCATTAATAACAAGCAGCTAGGACTATGGTATGTTAAAATGCCAAGACACAAGTCATGTAAATTAAAGCTCTGCTATACCCAAAGGCTCCTCTTTTTTATCGTAGGTGGTTACAGTTGTGTGAGGCTGCGTTTACTCCTCGTGGTGACTCGACTAATTGTAATAGTAGAGTGTCTTTGCTACAGAGGGCACCCAGACACTGATCTGGTGTACATTATCATCACTGGTCCTATGGACATTTCCGATGGTCCTTTCAACTAGCCACTTTGGGGGGGAAAAATATCCGCTTTACCCCCACAAACAGCAGTAACCGGATACTTATGGCCCACTCATGTGGTTTAGGTGGCAAATATTGGTATAAACATACAAAGGTCTTTCAGACTAAGCACTTAAAAAACGCTTGTAAAATGTGGTCTAGAAACTtgacttttttccccatttggCTGACAGTGTCAAATATGCCCATGACAGAGTGAGACAAATGCTATTTCTATGTAAGAtgtgtaattgttttatttccaaCTTGACCTCATGACCCTTAGCGAATCAGTAAGCATTTCTCCCACCAGTATCTTGGTTGGTCTTGCTGTGCTAAtttagacacacacatgcaattcCAGAGAAGCCAACAATGCCCCCTTAAGAGCACGGTATCGTATACATTGCTGCATGAATAAATATTgaaatgtgtgtggggggggtttCAAGGGGTTGTGTTTCTCAGTACTTTCAATCTCTGCCTACTCTTCTGGAGTCTTGTAATGTGATTAAAGTCTATTAATCATCAAAGCAACTCTCTGGGGAGCCTGACTCATGAACTAAGGGGAAGAAGCAGGGGTGGGAAGTGTCAAGAAAGCTTTCAGTGAACACTCTATCTCTTGTTCAGACTGGGAGAGAAAAGCAGGGTCATTACCCACTGAAGTGTTGGGTTTTTGGGGGCTTTGTCAGAGTTGTTTGATATCTGTGggctccctctttctcctctcgAATCACTTCTCATTAGCGGGGTTGAGGAGGTATGAGACCAGCAGCTTCCGACTAGTGTAAGTAAAAGCAAGGTTAGGTTGTGCGAGTGGAACAGTTTTTCCTGAGAGGATTGACTCTGTCCAGTCTTTATCGGAGGACAGACAGTCTGTGATGGCAGAAAAGAACAGtcctaagttgttgttttttttttcctttttccttcctGCCCCCCAGGTGGTCTATTTCacagaaatgtacaagatcTTCAGCGACTTAACAGACCAGATCGACCAGGGGGGGTTGACTGAtgagcagagggagagggagaccGAGGCCAAACTCAGCGAGTTGCGTGCTCTGTCCATTGTCGCCGACGACTGAGGGAGGAAAGCTGAAAAGCGCCTCTCTGAATGGATCATACTCTTATCAGCTTCCTCCGTGCAGTTCAAACGAACAGCAATGGCCTTAACCTGATTATCAGTTTGTTTCCTCGTGGCCTCATCACCCCCATCCCTCCTGCACTACACTTGCCTGTGTCATTCTCCCAGCAAAGACTCCCTGCAACTCCAGCAGCTGAAATGCCACATTAAGTAAGCCATCAGCCAAGTGCAACATTATAAGCCAATATGCTGGAGTTTTTTTTAGTAAAGGAATCAAGTAGTTTTCGTCGGAACTAATTAACAGGGTTACACTTCTTGGTTTCAGCGATGTCTATAAGCATTTGTTTCTAAAGTACAAAATGAGCAAATATTATTACAGTCAGACCTGCTATGTTGCCAACAATCTGTGAAATATAGTTTTTATTACCCGACTTTGAAATTACAAACACTACAGACTCAATGTTATTTAATGTACTGCGGGTTATCGgcaagaaaatgtatttctgtattttagcCTTCGCTGGTTATCTCTAAGTATAgctgtgtgttatgtgttttttttttataataatgaaaacattacCTGTGTATAATGTGCCTACATTGTCCTGACTGTGGATGTAACATGAAAACTAACTTGTGTGAAGTGGCATTGTACCTGTGCAGCAGTGTCGAAAGGTCGACCACTCAGGCTGCCAACAGAAGGGAGTCCCGGTTGAGGTCGAATCACGGCCCAAAACAAAGGCTGGTGCTCCCTCTAGTGGAAAGGGCTGATCATGACACAATATTTCCTTTTATCCACACCATCCATCATTTGTTctattgttttggttcagttaGTCTGTTAGCAAAGAATCTCACACATTGTCGGCAGAAGGTCCTCTCTCTGTACTCTCTACACCAGGGTTCAAAGCCaaccttttattatttatttatttttttttttttagaaaggaGTTTTCCTAAATTTTGGACCAAATCATACTAATGTTGATTGCACTCCTTTGTTTCTACCGGTATCAGGTACTGCCTCAATTTGATGAACAAGTTCTGGTTAATGTGGCTATATGGTGATGAACACACACGGATAGCTCCCATATCATGTTTGTGGATTTTTGAGGTGTCATACCAAGAAGTTGAATATTTACTCCTCGACAgacatttttgtgattttgaaatCATTCAAGCAAATGGATAGTCGATTGCCTGACTTTGTGAGTTACACATAAATAACGGTATTAATGAAGGCGTTTTCTAAATAATTTtctaaagtttttatttttttttttttttacacaaatgaatagtggcttttattttaggtttttaaatgtattatcaCAATCTGTTAAATAGCAGTGTCATCAGCTGTCATCTTAATTTATAATCAAtcatgaaataaattaactgtgGGAACAGTAACCATGTCTACAATCTGCATTCGACTGCGTCAGTGTTGTATTGTTGCCTTCAGTTTAAGTTTGGATACAAACTGCATGTTCCTAAGGTGAGTGCAGGAGTTGTCtatttaatcacacacacacacacacacggtatcAGTTACTAATCTATttctgttcagttttattttactggAATTAGTCAGTCCTGTCCACAAATGTCAATATAAGCAGTATTTACAGTTGagcctttttccttttcttttttacaaatcATTGCTGATTGAAACCCTCATTAGGTTTAACTTCAGGTGTAGGATTATATGTTCAAACTGGGTTACAAAATCAAGATCAGAGATGTTCATGAAGAGCATGACTGCATGGCAATACGAGTGCCCAACAATCGTAAAATACAAACCTACAGTTAATAAGAGCTCTATCAGCAGCATCACCCCAAGTACACTTAAGGTGTCCCCATAAAAGTCCAGACATGAGAAAAGAACAGGGCAGTGTAAATTAAATGTCTTATGCAGGTTGCTTCTTAATAACGTCTGTGATTCTTATGTCTACAACTAGACAATTTATCAGTTTGGTCCAATTCCCTGTGATTTTTCATGTGAAGAGTTAATACATTACTGTGCGCAAGAGGTGGTAACGTGGATGTGAATTAAAACTTCTTTGAAGCAAAATACCAGTATTCCAAAATATATCCAGATGAGGCACAGCTGGACATTTTTAATGTTCTCCCTGGTGCCAGTCCCAtttccccccctcctccttatTGGACACCGGTAACCCTTGAATGTTGTGGGTGAATTATTGAGTGAAGTCTTTTCAAATGGTTGTCTTGCTGTACATGCTTGATATTTGTTCCTGAAAGACTCTGC
This genomic window contains:
- the bin3 gene encoding bridging integrator 3; this encodes MSWIPFKTGQPKKQIVSKTVERDFEREYDKLQKLEDQTKKLHKDMKKSTEADLAMSKAAVKISADLLSNPLCEQDQAFLDSMTALDTAMRRMDSFNQEKVNQMQKTVIDPLKKYSGVFPSLNMAVKRREQALQDYKRLQSKVEKYEEKEKTGPVMVKLHQAKEELRPVKEDFEAKNKQLLDEMPKFYHSRIDYFQPSFEALIRAQVVYFTEMYKIFSDLTDQIDQGGLTDEQRERETEAKLSELRALSIVADD